Within the bacterium genome, the region CTGCTGGATTCTCTATTTTCAAGAATAAAAGGACAATATTTCAACCAGAACTTGATATTTCTCTTAAATCAAAGATAAAAGATATTATCTTTAATCTTTCACTTAAAAATTTCCTAAATAATTCAAGCTTTTCCAAGCTTTATTTTCAATCTCCATATTCTACAATATCAACAAGCCTTGAGCCAGAAAGGGTGTTTAGACTTGAAGGAGGTATAGAGCTAAAAAGAAAAAGCCTTTGTCTTAAAAATTCCCTATTCCTTGAAAATAAAAATGGGGCTATAGAATGGCATAAGAAAGCAGATGGCCTTTATGAACCAAGGAATCTTGCCTCTTTGTTTAGTTGTGGAATTAAAGGAAATATTAACTACTCATTGACAAAGAAGATAGAGGGAGAATTTTCGGCTATTTTAATGGGTTTATCAAAGGAGATAAATTATACACCTCAATTTGAGGGAGAGCTTATTTTAAGATACAGAGACAAAGACCTTTTGATAAGCCCTTATATTTCCTTTAGAGGCTCTCAAAAGACAGATAATGGAAATATAGATTCTTGCCTTGTTTTCAATATAAAAGGAGAAAAGAAAATATCCGATGAATTTGGGGCATTCTTTAATCTAGAAAACCTTTTTAACAGCCAATACAAGGAAAGAGAAGATTATCCAGGGAAAAAACTACTTGTATCTATGGGTATAAAAATAAAGCTTTAAGGAAGAAGGAATTATAAGTTCTGAAGTTCTTAAGTTTAGAAGTTTTGAATTTATTTGTAAACCCAACAATGGGGGTCTTCTCCTAAATAATCACTACTTATTGCTAAAGTCATTGCCCGACAACCGTAGCAATCAGAAATCGGACATTTATTTTCATTGCATTTTCCTTTAAGGTTCTTTTTTTCTATAATCTTTTTCAATACCTTTGAGCCTTTCCAAATTTCATTTAAAGGCTTTTCTAAAAGATTACCAATCGGAAAGAAAAACCTTCGGCAGGGTAGGACAGTAGCATCAGGAAGGATTGCTAAGCCATCTCTTCCCACAATACATTCTGCCCCATAAATTTTAGCTTTGCGGTCAAATCTTATCTGAATTGCCCGATATTTGATCATCTCCTCGGCTAGATATACCTCCCTAACCTGCTTAAAGATATGTTGATAGAGGCTATCTATTTCCTTTCCGGAAACTACCTCATCAGCAATCTTCTTTCCTTGGCCTAAAGGGAAAAATCGCTCAATGATATAGCCATCTACCTTTAGCTCTTTAGCAAAGTCAAATAATCTCATTGCCTCTTGGAAATTACGCTTAAGGAGGGTGAACATAATCACCACCGAAAAACCATGAGACTTTAATTGGCTAATCCCTTCTATTGCCTTTTTAAATGAGTCTTTTCCTCGTATAGCATCATTGGTTTCTTCTGTAATTCCATCTAAGGAAATATAAAACTCATCTAACCCACTCTGCTTAATCTCTGGGAGATATTTATTTACCAAAAGACCATTACTAATCAAGCTAAGGCTGACATTAGAATGAAGAAGATAATCTACAAGCTTCCATAATTCGCCTTTAAGCAGGGGTTCTCCGCCGGTTAAGGCAATTTTGAGTTTTTTATTCCAAAGCTTTGAAGTAGAGATTAAATTACGAGAGATAAGCTTTAATTTTGAAAAAGGCAATTCATTTTGGGTAGTAAATTGTTCTTGATAGCAATGGAGACAGCGGAGATTACACCTGTCGGTAATATGCCATTGGATATAAAAATACATAAAAGGTTCATTAAGTATATGAAGAAATAAACAAAATTATTCCCAAAGCGAATAGCCTAAACACTTATAATTTCCTCCAAAAATACATCCGCTACATTTTTGGATACCCTTTTTATTATCTCTCCATTTTTAAAGATAAGGAATTTTTCTCCTGCAACAAGTCCATAATCTGCCTTCTTTGCCTCACCTGGGCCATTTACGTTGCATCCCATAATGGCTATCCTTTTCCCAGAAAGACCCTTTATATTTGATATTTTTTCCTCTATTTGTTTTGTAATGGAAAAGAGGTCTACTTTACACCTTCCACAAGTCGGACAGGAGATTATCTTAGGGCCAAATGATCTTAAATCTAAAGCCTGAAGAATTTGCTTTGCAACCCTTACCTCATCTATTGGCGAGCCTGTCAAGGAAACCCTTATGGTATCTCCCAAACCTTCAAAGAGCAAAATTCCACAACCAATGCTTGAGGTGATTGAGCCAGAAAATAATGGCCCTGCCTCGGTTATTCCAATATGGAATGGGTATTTAACCAGCTTTGCCATCTCTCTATATGCAGAAATAGTTTCATAAATATCCACACCCTTTAGAGAAACAACAATGTCATAAAACCCTTCAGCTTCAAGGATTTTTATCT harbors:
- a CDS encoding radical SAM protein; protein product: MYFYIQWHITDRCNLRCLHCYQEQFTTQNELPFSKLKLISRNLISTSKLWNKKLKIALTGGEPLLKGELWKLVDYLLHSNVSLSLISNGLLVNKYLPEIKQSGLDEFYISLDGITEETNDAIRGKDSFKKAIEGISQLKSHGFSVVIMFTLLKRNFQEAMRLFDFAKELKVDGYIIERFFPLGQGKKIADEVVSGKEIDSLYQHIFKQVREVYLAEEMIKYRAIQIRFDRKAKIYGAECIVGRDGLAILPDATVLPCRRFFFPIGNLLEKPLNEIWKGSKVLKKIIEKKNLKGKCNENKCPISDCYGCRAMTLAISSDYLGEDPHCWVYK
- the ispG gene encoding flavodoxin-dependent (E)-4-hydroxy-3-methylbut-2-enyl-diphosphate synthase, producing the protein MRRESIEVKIGNIKIGGENPIAIQSMTKTSTKEIEKTMKQIHELTEAGCEMVRIALPSLACARLLGKIKEKSKIPIIADIHFNYKIALCAIEQGADKIRLNPGNIRDKEKIKEIVQKASLAKIPIRVGANSGSLPSGETLVSAAIKEIKILEAEGFYDIVVSLKGVDIYETISAYREMAKLVKYPFHIGITEAGPLFSGSITSSIGCGILLFEGLGDTIRVSLTGSPIDEVRVAKQILQALDLRSFGPKIISCPTCGRCKVDLFSITKQIEEKISNIKGLSGKRIAIMGCNVNGPGEAKKADYGLVAGEKFLIFKNGEIIKRVSKNVADVFLEEIISV